A stretch of Elusimicrobiota bacterium DNA encodes these proteins:
- a CDS encoding DEAD/DEAH box helicase family protein, whose protein sequence is MKDRSLVRLEVPVDGYDAAPWNGVTDYCLYDSSGDILAVVEAKKTSRNARDADAQLQHYVTEIAKKQSFAPFGFMANGRDIWFWEVGLANPRLVAGFFTPEDLARIKSLRLNRTPLESTPINASIVDRPYQHEAIRRVAEAFAANKRRALLVMATGTGKTRTTMALIDVFMRSRQAQNILFLADRDALVQQALTDGFKTHLPHEPRDRIYTHQVDKGKRLFVATEQTMSLCFKSSAPASST, encoded by the coding sequence ATGAAAGACCGATCACTTGTCCGGTTGGAAGTCCCGGTGGATGGCTATGACGCCGCGCCCTGGAATGGAGTGACGGACTATTGCCTCTATGATTCAAGCGGCGATATTTTGGCTGTTGTGGAGGCGAAGAAGACAAGCCGCAACGCGCGAGACGCCGATGCTCAACTACAGCACTACGTGACGGAAATCGCCAAAAAACAGTCCTTTGCCCCCTTCGGGTTCATGGCCAACGGTCGGGACATCTGGTTTTGGGAAGTGGGCCTCGCCAACCCCCGGTTGGTGGCCGGGTTCTTCACTCCCGAGGACTTGGCGCGGATCAAATCCCTTCGTCTGAACCGCACGCCATTGGAGAGCACCCCCATCAATGCATCCATCGTGGACCGGCCCTATCAGCATGAAGCCATTCGCCGCGTGGCGGAGGCCTTCGCCGCCAACAAGCGCCGGGCGCTCTTGGTGATGGCGACGGGGACGGGCAAGACCCGTACCACGATGGCTTTGATTGACGTCTTCATGCGGTCCCGGCAGGCGCAGAACATCCTTTTTTTGGCGGACCGCGACGCCCTGGTTCAGCAGGCGTTAACGGACGGCTTCAAAACCCACCTGCCACACGAGCCCCGCGACCGCATTTATACCCACCAAGTCGACAAGGGGAAGCGTCTCTTCGTGGCGACGGAACAGACCATGTCCCTGTGCTTCAAAAGTTCAGCCCCGGCTTCTTCGACTTGA